In Apodemus sylvaticus chromosome 7, mApoSyl1.1, whole genome shotgun sequence, the sequence gacttgaattttgtgcagagtAATAAATGTGAATCTATTTTAATTCTTCCACATGTAGACATCCAATtagaccaccaccatttgttaaagatactttctttttgaGCACAGAGcataggttccagtcctgaggcctctggatggAGCCCTAAGATCGCCGCTTCGTGATCCAGAACAGATTGGGCTGCAActctacatctccaggtcctgcaagacacaagaggggcatccgggagtgtacagagccatattggggcaggcttgcacttggtcagagtttgactttggtcaaggttaacttctcccagatagccaggatcctgttccacctagggccgagtgcttgaagtaaaggttaagttcattgttcctccaggtctaggaattcctgaattaagcaggtgacccacccagctgccggagcagtcaagacgaggacctccaagagaagctagacaacttccaccggaactcagcctagagtctggggggaagggtttgcccaaactgttaaaaggtctggcgccattaaagtttctggctttgatcagtgaatattgtcttagccacacttcttttcgcccccttccctatttattcctcagcttctgttccagaaacccacttcgtaatagctgcaggcagctatggaaccctacatattggcgccagaacgtgggacaacctggtacgggagaatttcctgaggtaaccctatcaagcgaagcttcgcagaaaaggtgataaggaatggtatctgcacggtaagcaacatagaggtcaaaactagcgctagtggaaaattgtttctatcgttgtgagtgcagagggatacgggtttttcaagcaaactgtgttgacctggcacagtggccgcttgggttgaaaagatagggaaatatggggaaggaatttggtaggcatttgcccaaagctcgtaagagctgatttcggcgaaaaagaaaggggttttaaaaataggcatatgtccacaccctctaagagctgtttaaagaggaaaatggatacaattgcttaacaagcgcgcttatctttctgtgtatctttccgtgtttgtcccggtgcaccgactgtttgtctatgtgtatgtttatgtcctctctgtttttgtgtgaatgactgtttcttgttaaaaagaaaaattggtaaggatttcatctgctggtaacctcttgagccagccacagtttgtgtggggattgatttaaagCCGCGCCACAGCAGCACAGCTcactcactcaagaggcaagcatggctggggtaaaagccgcttttaaaagcccagaagcctcaagatttgggaaaaccttggtttggcttgtgaaattcatgtagtcgctttatacttgtttctaattggttttaatggtatacggctttacatttcttgactaaagagttataaattaattggttattatgtaaaaggtatagtgttattaagaaaaggttagtttaaaactggtgattcagtgttggagccatcctaacgcaactcatgctttgttcttgtttataattgtatttaaaggtatattttgcatgtcttgactatagagtattggcttaagtcactggacatgatttaaaaggtataatgttattaacaaaagttaggttaaagctggtagtttagggtagtcgccatttttaaacaacacgtgacatgacggttaaagctggtagtttagggtagtcgccatttttaaacaacacatggcatgacggttaaagctggtagtttagggtagtcgccatttttaaacaacacgtggcatgacacaatccaggaaatacaggcctttaagatgctcctaaattggcatggtgtttcatgtgaatcttggcctagagattggacttaatgaagattaagatttaaaataatgtctctttaataagttacactgtcatacacttgaacataagaactggcagacaaaccttgtgctgtaaatatgtgtttgccattgattttaaagaaaatagattgcttaaaattgggatttgcttccaaaattacaattgtgctctaatattacaagaaaacattgagttacaataaaaatcaatgtgtcattggctacagttttcagtttgcaggctcataattcttaacattttgtaattaagataattttgagagtgatacagctatgggttttagaggcccattgccacttttccacaagtttataggctacaatggtaggaacaaaatttaaccctccaagattaaaaaggagatctcagtggaaatgtatttgatatcaagtaggttcctttcaccatggaattacaggtttcttttgtttaatcctgaaaacgtccttgcaggtttgggtctggtcttagataaaaggctcagatctagtccttgccaaggactaaaggtggatcctagggcagataaaaaaaatgttttgtttctgtttcaatactagaagttaagatcttaaaaaattcagtgtataatgttcataaaatgtttgttacaggcccttgctcctatggacttttagaatttttaggtaaatggctttcaaaagttgttaggatatattaattggctttatcttatatttacctcattttaagcttgccacagaaggtcttaaacctgttttcaaggtaggaaacgtttgttccttgcttcaagcagcaatcaaatttattattaatggttggtctattacatggcaagcatttttaggcaaaattaataattgttatccaaaagataatttatactatcagatcacatgtttattcctttgtttctccctgcttcaacacagatacctgaattgggtgctatagccgctatttttaagatgttaaaagtcaagcttttaataatagtagatatatatatagctcatggtttataattgcttaaaattggtccatttttaatactgctaattcttaatttttacagtttatacaaatgtgattcaaatttctaagaacaaaggatatgttctctaaatgactgtcctttaggtatttgaaataattttatattttgtgcacatcaaattataaagatttgttcttgatgtcctcaatttctacctttaccacgtaatggtgttaatcctagaggacttagttattacagataaatgatactcatatttctaatttagaagattaaaaaatatgtgcatgtgactaatgattcatttttaggctgtctagttgcaactgctctaacagaaaaagcaactaaaaatgctatgtttattttatataattacatagttattgcctatgttatgggttatactttgtgttccaacttaaattaataaaacaatatcttcttggaagagagaagagaggggaaatcgtgtccctgtgcatatcatttatattatgcttgcatgtttttaagaaaattttaaaatttggatgccaagaaactccttgctaaatgtatatgacatcttgtaattaggcatattgatgtctaggtgaaatgaaggaattcacttattgacgtatgccatgatcctgatttaatattgggcgagaaggcatgtcctctatgttttttccacagaatgctgcagaagatatgctgactgtgcttgctgaatgcccagaccatggtaacataagagctatattgggtatatgttcttgacttacctcaattgtcaaatgtcccaggttagataaattgcctagcttcaagcttttagactttgtgggacagaacatggagactgttaagctagcttaggaaaaattaatctaaagaagagttaaaatgactcttctccttactgtgttcatctgactcaaccatagactggtctagaaataattccaatattgaagattccaattttgaagatggctaacaatcttcagccagctgtgttaatttaacatatagtctccacttttcctgagaagtaacaacATATCTCtttatacacaaggctacctctcccacctcagaggccaagctttgggtccttaaagttgttaatttgcaactgaattggatactttagggacaagttaatcctattccacctttaactcttgaccttgtttgttaagcagactggctgtctccacccaggctcacctggatggagagattgcatgtctgttaaagacacttgcagacccccctggcttcaaaacttacacaagtagatctccaaagagggagccacatagaactcagatctatgtgtgtttgtttaagaacaaacatgggtaccagtgagacgttcgaggcaaagcaccgcatggggaAGTGAATTTCTgtttctgagtccccaggaagtacaccaaTTTGCATAGGGTTTAatgtcgagaggctgtccttaaaataataagggagcctattacccttTATTCAATTGTATATCCCATTGagacaaatataaaaaaacagaAGACTGCCACTTTTGCCTTtgcaattgtgatttttttctcactGCAGTCTTCTATAACTTTTCCAGAGTTCATGGTCCCTAATATCTCCCCACCCTCCATTTTTCCTAGGAGGGGAAATGGCTGCCAAAGGAAACTTCTCACCGATAACTAGAGCTTCTGGAAACAGGTACTGtttgttattatttaataatgactCAATTTGGGCACTCTGGGTGGATGGCCTACATGTTTTCTTGTGATGCATACCACAGTCTCCAGCATGAAAAATCCTAGGAGCCTGAGGAACTAAGACTTTCCAGATTTTAGGAAGACAAGCTAGAGTCAAATACTTAAGAGTCCAGTCCCAGTTATAATCGTCGTAAGTACAGAAAGTGTCCGTGCACTCGATCAGCTTCTGATGTGCATCTCGGGTCAAGGCTAGCCCCATATTGTGCTCTGTCGATTTCCAAGTTTTCACATCTACTTTGTCAGCAATGCCATAGAAACTCCGAATGGTGGTGTAGGTCCCTAGAGAGAGGACGTCACACCCAGGACACTCCTGCTGCTTTAATTTCCACATCTTTTTGAAGACATGGTAAAAGTCTGGGGCTATGTAGTGGTCCTCTTCCAGAAAAAGTATAAGGCCAGCGTAATCCTGAAGAACTTTGACTCTTTCCCATACAAAATGTAGCTTCCACCACCAATGAtgtttggtttgtgagaatttggCCTCTCTGTAATGGCCAAAGGAGTCCGGGTATTTGGCATTGATGCACCCCAATTTCAGAGCTGCATTCTTCTTTAGGTCTCTGGGGCAATCTCTGGGGTCACTACCCAGAAACTCATTCGGGTACAGCTGTATGCTGAATGGAAAGAACACTTGCAGAACCGGGCAGAAATCCACCCTAGAGATAAGATTGTTGATCTCTGCGGACCAGAAGTCATGGCTAAAGATGACTAGGACTTCATGAATACCCTGGGCTTTGCGAAGCGAGTCTATCAGCAGCCAGAGGTATTCCGGCCTGTTATGCACCTGGACTACCAGCACCAGCTCTCCGGGGCTCCAGGTACCGACATTATCGACATTCCTCAGCATCTGATCAAAGTTCAACTGGTACACCAGGGACCGGTACCGCAGTGTTAGGTTGTCCACCTCGGGCCACGGGACCGCGGGAACCAGAGGAGCGGCCGATTCGTTAGAAACCCTGCGGATGTCTACGGACACGGCCATGGAGACATGGCCCGCACCCCGTAGGGGCTCCACATCCAGCAGCGGCGGGGCAAGGGCGTCGCTCTTTCTTTGTCGCCCATTGCTACTCCAGAGGACAAAGCCGCAGGCGGCCACCACGAGCGTCAGGATTAGCACCTTCCATTTGTAGATACGGAACCTCATGGTCTCCAGGGCCAGGAGAGCGGGCATGGAAAGGAGCTGGCGGCCTCTGCATGGAAGGAGCAGGCGGGCGGCGCCGTCGCCTTGGCCTGCAGCCCTAGGAACTAGCTCCCGCTAACTCATCCTGGGACCCCGGCGTCCTGGGGCCCGAAGGCTCTCAACTGCCTCGCGCCGCCCAGGCTCCGCACATacaggaggagtcagtgtgctctcatgagtccagcaggcccctgcgggaaccttcaggtgtctgcttcaggatctgaacagcctgggccacaacaccctgtccccaggcagtgcaggaggtcagctgtgcaccagaggacacctgggaagaggcagcttgcactggtgagtccagtattgacaagaccaactaacaccagtgagaactagatggcaaaaggcaaacgcaggaatggcactaacagaaatcaaggcaatatggcagcatctgaacccaattctcctttatcagcatgtcctggataccccatcacaccattaaaacaagatttggatttaaaatcactggtcatgatgctggtacaggaacacatgaaggacatacttaaagaaattcaggagaaagtggatcaaaagttagaagcccttacaagggaaacacaaaaaacattgaaagaaatccaggagaatacaaaagccaataagcaGGAAATggaaaagtcacttaaagaaatacaggagaactttggtcaacaggttgaggtcatgaaagagcaaacacaaaaaagctcttaaagaattacaggaaagcacaaacaagcaagtgaaggagctaagcaaaaccatccaggatctaaaatcagaagtagaaacaactaagaaaactcaaagggagacaactttggagatagaaagccttgggaagaaatcaggggacagagatgcaaatatcaacaacagaatacaagagatagaagaaagaatctaagatgctgaagataccatagaaaccatggactcaactgttcaagaaaatgcagaatgcaaaaagcttgtaacccaaaatatccaggaaatccaggacacaatgagaagaccaaacctaaggattataggcatagatgagagtgaagatttacaacttgaagggccagcaaatatcttcaataaaattatggaagaaaacttccctaacctaaagagagagatgcccatgaatatacaagaagcccacagaactccaaacagactggaccagaacagaaatacctcctgtcacataataatcaaaacaccaaatgtactaaacaaagaaagaatattaaaggcagtaaggggaaaaggccaagtaacatataaaggaagacctatcagaatcacagcagacttttcacctgagaccatgaaggctggaaggtcctgggcagatctcatgcagaccctaagagaacacaaatgccagccaaaactactatacccagcaaaactctcaatcaccatagatggcgaaactaagatattccatgacaaaaccaagtttacccaatatctatccacaaacccagccctacaaaggataataggaggaaaacaccaatacaaggagggaaacttcaccctggaaaaaacaagatagtaaccttctctcatcaaacccaaaaggaattaaccaatcaaatttaaaaaataacctcaaaaatgagaggaagtaacaatgactattccttaatatctcttaacatcaatggactcaatgccccaataaaaagacatagacttaccgactggatacataaacaggaccctacattttgctgcatacaggaaacacacgtcagggtcaaagacaaacactacattagagtaaaaggctggaagacaattttacaagcaaatggtctcaggaaacaagctggagtagccattctaatatcagataaaattgactttcaacccaaagtcatcaaaagagactctgagggacacttcttgctgatcaaaggaaaaatacaacaagaagaactctcaatcctgaacatctatgctccaaatgcaagggcaccctcattcataaaagaaactttactaaagcgtaaagcacacatggcactcaacacaataattgtgggtgacttcaccactgcactttcctcaatggaccgatcaggaaaacagaaactgaacagggacacaatgaaactaattgaagctttggacagaTTAGatttaacatacacacacacacatatatatatatagaacattatatcctaaagcaaaagaatatacctttttcttagcacctcgtggtaccttctccaaaatcgaccatattattggtcacaagacagacctcaacaaatataagaagatcgaactaatcccatctgtcctatcagatcactatagagtaaaactggtcttcaatagcaacaaaaacaagagaaaacccacatacacgtggaaactgaacagcattttactcagtgataacttggtcaaggaagaaataaagaaagaaattaaagactttttagaacttaatgaaaatgaagacacaatatacccaaatctatgggacacaatgaaagcagtgctaagaggaaaactcatagccctgagtgcctccaaaaagaaaatagagagagcatacactaacagcttaatgacacacctgaaagccctggaagaaaaagaagctatttcacccaggaggagtagaaagcaggaaatcattaaactcagggccgaaatcaatcaagtagaaacaaagagaaacatacaaagaatcaacaaaaccaggagctggtaatttaagaaaatcaacaagatagataaacccttagccagactaagcaaagggcacagagacagtatccagattaacaaacttagaaatgaaaagggagatataacaacagaaactgaggaaattcaaataattattagatcctactacaaaagcctatactcaacacaactggagaatctggaggaaatggacagtttcctagatagatatctgacaccaaaactaaatcaggatctaaaagatcaactaaacagtcccataacacctgaagaaatgaaaagggtcatagaaagtctcccaaccaaaaaaagtacaggaccagatggcttcagtgcagaattctatcagaccttcatagaagacctaacaccaatagtcttcaaactattccacaaaatagaaacagaaggaactctacccaactcgttctatgaaaccacaattacgctgataacaaaaccacacaaaaatccaacaaagaaagagaacttcaggacaatttctcctatgaatattgatgcaaaaatacttaataaaattcttgccgaccgaatccaagaacacatcaaaatgatcatccaccatgatcaagtaggcttcatcccagggatgcagggatggttcaatataaggaaatccatcaatgctatccactacatgaacaaactcaaagaaaaaaaaccatatgatcatctcattagatgcataaaaagcatttgacaaaattcagcatcctttcatgctaaaagtattggaaagaacaggaattcaaggcccataactaatattgttaaagcaatatacagcaaaccggtagtgagcatcagactaaatggagagaaacttgaagcaatcccactaaaatcagggactagacaaggctgtcctctctctccatatctttacaatatagtacttgaagttctagctagagcaattagacaacataaggaggtcaaggggatacaaattggaaaggaagaagttaaattatcactatttgcagatgatatgatagtctacttaagtgacccgaaaacctccaccagagaactcctacagctgataaacaacttcagcaaagtgacttgttatcaaatcaactcaaggaaatcagttgccttcctctactcaaaggacaaggaggctgagaaagaagttagggaaatgacacccttcacaatagccacaaacaatgtaaagtatcttggtgtgactctaaccaatcaagtgaaggatctatatgacaagaacttcaggtctctgaagaaggaaatcaaagaagacctcagaaaatggaaaaatttgccatgcacgtggataggcaggattaatatagttaaaactgaaatcttgccaaaagcaatctacagattcaatgcaatccccatcaaaatcccaactcagtacttcagagatagaaaaagcaattctcaaattcatcgggaataacaaaaaacccaggataggtaaaactattctcaacaacataagaaattctgggggaatcagtatccctgacttcaagcaatactacagagcaatagtattaaaaactgcatggtattgacacagtgacaaacaagtggaccattgaagatccagaaatgaacccacacacctatggtcacttgatcttcgacaaaggagccaaaaacatccaatggaaaaaagatagtcttttcaacaaatggtgctggttcaactggaggtctgcatgcagaagaatgcaaattgatccatccttgtctccttgtactaagctcacatccaagtggatgaaggacctccatgtaaaaccagacacactgaaactaatagaaaagaaactggggaagaccctagaggacgtGGGcatggggggaaagttcctgaacggatcaccaatagcttatgctctaagatcaagaattgacaaatgggacgtcataaaattacaaagtttctgtaaggcaaaggacactgttaaaaggacaaaacggcaaccatcatattgggaaaggatattcaccaaccctacatctgatagagggctaatatgcaatatatataaagaactcaagaagttagactcctgaaaaccaaacaaccctattaaaaaatggggtacagagttaaacaaagaattctcacctgaagaacttcggatggcggagaagcatcttaaaaaatgctgaacttcattagtcattagggaaatgcaaatcaaaacaaccctgagatttcaccttacaccagtcagaatggctaagattaaaaagtcaggagacagcaggtgttggtgaggatgtggagaaagaggaacactcctccactgctggtggggttgcaaattggtacaaccactctggaaatcagtctggcggtttctccgaaaactgggaacctcacttccagaagatcctgctataccactcctgggcatattcccagaagactccccaccatgtaataaggatacatgttctactatgttcatagcagccctatttataattgccagatgctggaaagaacccaggtatccctcaacagaagagtggatgcaaaaaatgtggtatatctacacaatggagtactattcagccattagaaacaatgaattcatgaaattcttaggcaaatggatggagctagagaatatcatactaagtgaggtaacccagactcaaaaggtgaatcatggtatgcactcactgataagtggatattaacctagaaaactggaatacccaaaacataatccacacatcaagtgaggtacaagaagaaaggaggagtggccccctcattctggaaagactcagtgaaacagtattcagcaaaaccagaacggggaagtgggaatgggtgggtgggaggacaggggaagagaagggggcttacgggactttcggggagtgggggggctagaaaaggggaaatcatttgaaatgtaaataaattatatcgaataaaaaaagtaaaaaaaaagccaaaaaaaaataaaaagcatacaatatttttatttctttttctttttttttgtcattttatttatttacatttcagatatccCCATTCCTGGTTTTTCCTCCACAGTCCCCCTATCCCAACCcaactccccctgcctctatatTAGTGTTACTTtactcacccacccatctacccatttTTGCCTCACTGACCTAGCATCCTCCTATTCTGTGGCATCAAGCTTCTACAGAACCAAGGGATTTCCCTCACTGATACAAGctaaggccatactctgctacatatgcagctggatccatggttccctccatgtatactcttaggatggtggtttagtccctgggagctctggggtgggtgtggtccagttagttgatagttctatataaataaaagaaccaCAGTTTAAAGGTTTTTCAGCGCACATATacccactgtttttttttatacTGTTCCCTCCAAATTTAAGTAGTCTCTTCTTGTGGAAAGGCAATGTTCCTAATATTCAGGAAGCTCAAAATATTCATGATTCACCAGCTCAAGAAAACCTTATTTGTAAATAGCCCCCTGCAGGAAGAATGCTCTATGTAGAGTTGACTGCCTGTCAATTTGGGGACTTAGTGAGTCATTGCTCATGATAGCCAGGGCTTATCAGTGATGCAGCTGTACTTGAGTCTCTCATATTCCTAACAGTGTTGCATCATCTACACTTCAGTGAGCAATCCCAAaaaattcatttgtttttcaattgttttttgtctgttgttGGTACCCTAAGTAGAATAACAACAATATATCCTTGTGTCTCCAGAAAAGGTCTTATGATATAGATGAAGGATCATGTGGTCTGAATTTATTCTGGTAATGTTAAGACACACAAAAGAATATGTTGCACAGTACAATTAACTGCTTTTTAGGAGTCAAACTAAGTCATTTTTCTCTACAAAAATATGTCACTTGAGATAGGCtacttaaatatacatttaacTAAGAGAACATGACTCTTTGGAAAAGCCTTTCGATCTCTGTAGTCTTACCATGCTAGAAAAACAATCCCTAATCATAAAATAGGATAAAATAGGATAAAATAGGATAAAAATAGGATGAAAATATTACTCTGTCCCATGTATGTGCACTCTAGGAACAtgggcattttaaaaatacaacctaaatattttcattatctctATAATAAGTCATCATGGCTCAGTCTATTCACTGAAAAAAAACCCAGCTTTAAAAATCATTATGAAACAACTCTGTATAAGGTCTGTATTTTCATAATCATCTGCTTTTGTATTTCTGTACCTATACACAACGAGTATGATCCTAATTTCTAAATCATAAGCTGTGTGCCATTAAAAAGTTATATAACTTCTTTGTTGAGCTACATATAGAAATAGcaatatagatatacatatttcTCTTGGCCATGAGAATCAATCTCAGACAAAAGTATGTTTATAACCTAGTCCAAAACCTTAAGAACaattgtggtttgttttttacaGGAAGCAAATACATTGTTTTTACAAAATTGCATCTGTCAAACATAAAGAACAGAGGAAATAAATTACCCCTTGTTTTGTTCCCAGGAATGTAACAATCATAGACCAGTAACTATATCAGAAAAAGACAGTGTCACTTTCATCTTGATTCAACAAGACAACCAGATTGTCTGTTTATTATCAAAATTGTGGTTGTGGACAAGGTTGATAACTTCTACATAGTATTGCAAGaatcaaatattatttaaataaagtaCAGAATTTCATTATAAATGTGAGACTAAAAGTCTGGAATAATAAACCTTTCTaattgaaacaaaataattttgagaatTTGAAAACTATGCTATATCtacatttttgtcttcttttgtctcATCTAAGTAACTTAGTTAATGAAACTACTATTGTCTAAGGAAAAAGCaggcaaagaaaatcaa encodes:
- the LOC127690029 gene encoding alpha-1,6-mannosyl-glycoprotein 2-beta-N-acetylglucosaminyltransferase-like, with amino-acid sequence MRFRIYKWKVLILTLVVAACGFVLWSSNGRQRKSDALAPPLLDVEPLRGAGHVSMAVSVDIRRVSNESAAPLVPAVPWPEVDNLTLRYRSLVYQLNFDQMLRNVDNVGTWSPGELVLVVQVHNRPEYLWLLIDSLRKAQGIHEVLVIFSHDFWSAEINNLISRVDFCPVLQVFFPFSIQLYPNEFLGSDPRDCPRDLKKNAALKLGCINAKYPDSFGHYREAKFSQTKHHWWWKLHFVWERVKVLQDYAGLILFLEEDHYIAPDFYHVFKKMWKLKQQECPGCDVLSLGTYTTIRSFYGIADKVDVKTWKSTEHNMGLALTRDAHQKLIECTDTFCTYDDYNWDWTLKYLTLACLPKIWKVLVPQAPRIFHAGDCGMHHKKTCRPSTQSAQIESLLNNNKQYLFPEALVIGEKFPLAAISPPRKNGGWGDIRDHELWKSYRRLQ